The Panicum hallii strain FIL2 chromosome 5, PHallii_v3.1, whole genome shotgun sequence genome contains the following window.
GTACACCTGGGATGTCTATGACATTGCAACCGTGCTCAAGGTTGGCATCTTTGACCATTGCTCACGCAAGGCCAGCAGTGCCCACCACGTGGTCGGCAAGGTACGGATCCATCTGTCTTGGCTCGAAACTGGCCGGGTATACGCCCACGCTTACCCTCTCGTCACCCTGAGCCGTTCTGCTGGGATCATCAGAACCGGCGAGCTGCATCTAGCAGTGAAGATCTCATCGCCGCCATCAACCATGAACATGCTACGCATGTATGCACTCCCCACTCTGCCCAGGATGCACTATGCACAGCCCCTTGAAGAAGAGCAATACGATTTCTTCTCAGCTACAGAAACGGCGGAGGAGGGTAACAAACTCTGGCTGCATGCAGCTAACATCCTGGCGCTCCGGTTAGACCGGATGGAGCCGCCCCTAAGGAGCGAGGTTGTTGCCTACCTATGCAACGCCGAGAACTGCAACAATAGCTCCTGGAGTCTGAGGAGATCCAAGGCAAACTTCTTCCGGTTGATGCAAGTGCTCTCCCCATTAATTGGTGCAGAACGTTGGTTCGGAGGTGTCATCTCATGGAAGAATCCTCTTACTACCTTGCTTATCCATGGCATACTTGTCCTAGCCCTGTGGTTCCTTGACCTGGTACTCCCGCTGGTGCTCCTGTACCTTGTCTTGCTGGGCGTGTGGAATTACCGGTTCCGCCCAAGGAGGCCTCCATATTTTAGCATGCTTCTTTCGTATCTAAACATTGTGCATCCGGATGAACTTGACGAGGAGTTCGATACTGTCAAGACAAGTCTGAGCGACGACGACGGACTGTTGAGAATGAGGTATGACAGACTGCGGGCAGTTGCCAGCAGGATTCAGACCGTCATGGGTGACGTCGCAACTCTGTTCGAAAGGTTCCAATCACTCTTAACCTGGAGGGATCCTAGAGTAACGGCCATCTTTATGCTCTTCCTTCTCCTTGCAGCAGCAGTGGCGTATTTTGTACCATACAAGAAGCTTCTTGTGGCAATGGCCGGGTTCTACATCATGAGGCATCCAAGGCTTCGTCGTCGTCGTGGTACCAAAACAACGCCGTCCATTATCACCAACTTCTTTCTACGATCACCTAGCAAGCGAGATGAATTAATGTAACAATACTACTCTATATATTGTGACCCCAACAAAAGGTTGGTGCTGGCCGTCAGCATATATAGGGCTAGCACTACACCGAGCATTTTAGGTACTTGCTTCATTTATCCTGCTTGATCCTCCTGGTAATATAAATACACTGGTCTGGCTCAGATAAACAGATTGTGCCATTTTTTCTTCTTCGGCCTTGTTTAGATCCCTTCCAacttccaactttttacactctccatcacatcaattttgggacacatgcatggagcagtaaatgtatgtaaaaaaaataactaattgcacagtttaattgtacatcacgagacgaatcttttaagcctagttagtccatgattagataaaatttgtcaaatacaaacgaaaacgctacagtagcaaaaagttccaaaagttataaagatttgcgatctaaacggggccgAATTCATTTCGAAAGATGTCGCATCAGCATGTTGCTGCGTTGTTGGTTGGATGTAGATGAATCTCGGAGCACTATTACAAGCAAGATAACCGATGGTGTGTGCAGCAAGTCACGTGAGGAATGTATCTCATTTTTCTCATGTCATCGGGTAAGCCGGAAAATTCCTGCACGGTGCGAAACAAAGAGAAAGAATCAATCTATATCGTTATAATCTAGACACACCGTTGTTGATGGTTCCATTTTTCTTTGACTAGCATGGTAATTTTTAGCTCTTCGAACCGGAAATTATAGTTTTTTTTTGTCTCAGCAAAATCCGATCCAATTTGTCGTAATCGATCATCAAATGCCACAAATTTGTTCAGAATTGTCAGCAAGACTGAAGAAATTAGTAGAGATTGTTGATTGTAGTCCATAGGACATGAGAAGTTCAGAACACAATTTGTTCAGAATTGCGAGCACCCTTCCGCTCTCCATGCTCGAATGGGCATTTCGGCAACAGTTTAACTGCAGCACCGAACCACCATACTCCCAGAGTCGTCACTCCCCAGTCCCCACCGAAGACGCAGCAGGGCATTCAGAGTTCAGAGCCCCGCCGTCAAAACTCCATCGTTCCCTGCAATTATCTCCGCCAAACTCAAAGGCAGCCACATTTCTGAAGCCAGCATCGATTGCACAATTTATTCCTCATGTCATGGAAAGAAAATCCGAAACAGAGTAGTGGTACATCGACGGATCCGATCCAATTCAGGCGCCGGTTTCAGCGTCGTCGGCGATGCGGACGAGCTGCTTGCCGACGTTGCGCCCGTGGAAGAGCCCGATGAGCGCCTTGGGCGCGCTCTCGAGCCCCTCGGCGACGTCCTCGACGTAGGCGAGCGTGCCGTCCCTGATGTAGGGGAGCACCCACCCCTCGTACTTTGGGTACAGGTGCTTGTGGTCGGGCTCGATGAACCCCTGCAGCCGGAGCCGCTTGGCGACGACGGCGGACAGGTTGCGCACGGCGTCCTTCTCTTCGTCCGCCAGGTTGTACTGCGAGATGAGCCCGCAGACGGCGATCCGGCCGTGCACGCGCATGTTGAGCAGCACGGCGTCCAGCATCGCGCCGCCCACGTTCTCGAAGTAGATGTCGATCCCCTCCGGGAAGCACCGccggagcgcggcggcgaggtcgggcTCCTCCTTGTAGTTGAACGCGTCGTGGAACCCGAACCTGGTCCTGAGCAGCTCCACCTTCTCCGCGGACCCGGCGCTGCCGACGACGCGGCACCCGGCGAGCCGCGCGAACTGGCCCACCAGCTGGCCCACGGCGCCGGACGCCGCGGAGACGAACACGGTCTCGCCGGCCTTGGGCGCGCAGATCTCGTGGAACCCCACGTACGCGGTGAGCCCCGGCATGCCGAGGATGCCCGTGTAGTAGGAGAGCGggacgccgccctcgccgccgtggtGTGAGATCTTGGCGAGGAACGCGGTGACGGGGGGCCTGACGACGCTGTAGTCCTCCCAGCCCGTGATGCCCCAGACGAGGTCCCCCGGGGCGAGGCGCGGGTCGGAGGAGTCGAGCACGCGAGCGACGCCGTAGCCGGTGATGACGGAGCCAGGGACGAAGGCGGCCGTGTAGGACTCGCGCAGCGGCCGCGACATCTTGGGCCGCATGTAGGGGTCGCAGGAGAGGTAGAGGTTCCGGACGAGGACGGACCCGGGGGGCTCGTCGCCGGTGAGACGGAGGGGCACCTCGGCGCCCGGGAGCAGCTCCATGTGCTCCTCGCGAGGGTACCCCTCCACGTACTCCTTGAGGATCACGCGCCGGttcgtcgccatcgccgccatgGGGGCCCCTGCTCGTGCTCGAAATGTCTCTGCTGCgtctctgctctgctctggtcTGGAGAAGAGGCGGAGATCTCGGTACCCGAGCAAATGGATGCCGTGTGAATGCGATTGGTGATGTGTATTATTGGGTCACGCTCACGCGTAGGGGTCCACTTGGCATCTCTCAGCGATCATCACGTTTCTCTTGCTGTTTGTCCAAACTTGCTTTTTTTCGGAGATATTTCTAGGAGAAGCAAGCAGGAGGTTCATGCTCACTACTATTTATATTGGAAAATGCTACTGTACTACTAAGATCCAGTAACTAAGGATAGTTTAACACCTCCAGTTGTTTTTGTTAATCCTTTTGTCTCAACATCAAACTTTTTAAACTTTAACTAAGTTTATGATAAAGATACACCAACATCAAATTAGTTTTTGTTAAATTCATAGTAAATTATGTTTTGATAGTTTATTTATTTGATATAATAAATATTGACATATCTTTACTATAAAATTGATTAAAGTTAGAAAAATATGACTTAGTATAGAAGGTAAATATCTTGTTCTTATATTTTGGAATAGATAGAATATATATGCAACCAAATAAGTGGTGGTGAACAATTATGTCATTCTGCGTTGATTCACTGATATAAAATCTTGTTTCCCTCTCTAGTTTTTAGTACGGCACTAAGATAAATACTAGGCAATTATAGAGAGCTAgattataatttttttattcaTTCGTCACAGGTCGTAGAACACTTGGTTAACGCTTGTGATATGAATCtactagggtttgttcctgatttTTCGATAAGAGAtctgggataactcgattgatggaggagacaacATTCACAGCCCAACTATAACCTTCCAAGGACGTTGTGCTTTAGCAatcgatacaccacctcctatggttgccgcgatcttgtggagcgcgatactccggccactagggcactcatcctgcaagcaatcgaagaactagcaagaacaagtagaacggATACTGAAAATACGAGATATAATTGAAAGTCTCGAACTGAATCTCAAATATGGTGGAGTTCCGAAAATAAGTGgatgggcggctggatcagTATGCGTGCTTACAAGAAAGTAGCAAAaactaaacttgcatctaacaaaatccGAGTGTTCTTGGTGGCGGCTAAGGTGGCGGCGGCTAAGGGTTATAAGAAAATGGAAGAATAACCACAAGGGTGTTAGGATCATATCCCAACGCTAGGACGTTtccgaattggactcaacttgatacacgacCTATTGAGCTaaaatagggtgacgcagcgCCATGGGCTGAAAAGGACTATATAATAAATCGACGAATCGACAATggcggttgactccgaatagaAATGTAGATGATTCCGAATCCATTAGAAAATAGATTTTATAAGCTTTTTAGGAAGTACTTGAACGTCGAAAATGGAGTCGGATGAAGttgtggcggccgtcacaagtcgtaTCTATCCTGCAGTTCGAATTCAGGCTgtgcgatgcctcttcccttttgatctaCCCTATTATTTCTGAGTAAAATAAAAGTGCACGTATCTCCAttatctaaatatgatgaacctgagcttaagagtgaacttacttgatgggtaagtcAATGAGCACGCGcgtgagtaat
Protein-coding sequences here:
- the LOC112895911 gene encoding 2-alkenal reductase (NADP(+)-dependent)-like, with amino-acid sequence MAAMATNRRVILKEYVEGYPREEHMELLPGAEVPLRLTGDEPPGSVLVRNLYLSCDPYMRPKMSRPLRESYTAAFVPGSVITGYGVARVLDSSDPRLAPGDLVWGITGWEDYSVVRPPVTAFLAKISHHGGEGGVPLSYYTGILGMPGLTAYVGFHEICAPKAGETVFVSAASGAVGQLVGQFARLAGCRVVGSAGSAEKVELLRTRFGFHDAFNYKEEPDLAAALRRCFPEGIDIYFENVGGAMLDAVLLNMRVHGRIAVCGLISQYNLADEEKDAVRNLSAVVAKRLRLQGFIEPDHKHLYPKYEGWVLPYIRDGTLAYVEDVAEGLESAPKALIGLFHGRNVGKQLVRIADDAETGA